From the genome of Pungitius pungitius chromosome 21, fPunPun2.1, whole genome shotgun sequence, one region includes:
- the si:dkey-21c1.1 gene encoding protein FAM104A, with translation MLTDNRKRHRNCDSEEDQQLSSQAKRSGGGASLLLSDLDSESSSSDSSNGISSPEGALVATARPCIHSQNNGISQCSPSPKPEDSGCALQHGFHGDGSSVSYDHINRVLREAHFSSLQTRGRPGST, from the exons ATGCTGACAGACAACAG GAAACGACACCGTAACTGTGACAGTGAGGAGGACCAGCAGCTGAGTTCTCAGGCCAAAAGGTCAGGGGGGGGTGCCAGCCTGCTCCTGTCAGATCTGGATTCAGAG TCTTCCAGCAGCGACAGCAGTAACGGGATCAGTAGTCCAGAGGGAGCATTAGTGGCTACCGCCAGGCCATGCATACACAGCCAGAACAACGGCATCAGCCAGTGCTCCCCCAGCCCAAAGCCTGAAGACTCCGGTTGCGCCTTGCAGCacggtttccatggtgacggcAGCAGTGTCTCCTACGACCACATCAACAGAGTCCTGAGGGAGGCGCACTTCAGTAGTCTGCAGACCAGAGGGCGTCCGGGCTCAACATGA
- the tepsin gene encoding AP-4 complex accessory subunit Tepsin produces MATFMERLSFLQKVPTLMKATADDETPCPGYLFQDIGKISHESSGCGQCLLEYLLERLQVESCHVKLKVLKIFVHLCGHGSNHFLTELRRNSTFIQQASVYSGPPDPIHGTGLYQKVRNTAQEVARLLFTDTISTKDGVSPLHLAPPTMGMGSTTCHRSGMQGFGYSPGKQGTGGGDSLLDKIQKAAEVVASAVLPPTEHQGIRLHDNHYRAVLAPSAPIEVAVPACAYNVPARTPKAPRVLTAAWTQRCPGQVGGGWEETDSGNSSSHNSSQDTAANSRASVGSKSAGSQSGASRESSGDPSERVEALQLGDCGQEMALISRLTEGSRVFLSREESQHFTKECSILNCEVVLDLLSSRLQDPSNTVKMRALCGVSCLLTSDLLSLEQMFGATQRRLRPLSEGTPGPVANKATKILRQFEALMGGSGHALRAADTASSSRQAAANLLATSAHLDPLLPNHSAGDPNDTSPTGVTRPPNHPSPEELPPTLHRLTQTQSEPDGSSSGPAGPRGGQARPGRLSLFSGMELVTTGRPLCTKEAPQTAQGGGGEAPSVCGSECSQPASAFSFLNF; encoded by the exons ATGGCAACATTTATGGAACGACTGTCTTTTCTTCAGAAA GTCCCAACTCTGATGAAGGCCACAGCCGACGATGAGACCCCCTGTCCCGGCTACCTTTTCCAAGATATCGGAA AAATCTCCCACGAGTCTTCAGGCTGCGGCCAGTGTTTGTTGGAGTACCTTTTGGAGAGGTTACAGGTGGAGTCCTGTCATGTCAAACTTAAG GTGCTGAAGATCTTTGTCCATCTTTGTGGTCATGGCTCAAACCATTTCCTCACAGAGCTTCGGAGGAACTCCACGTTCATCCAGCAGGCATCAG tttaCAGCGGGCCTCCTGATCCCATCCACGGAACGGGGTTGTACCAGAAAGTCCGGAATACCGCACAG GAAGTGGCCCGGTTGCTTTTCACGGATACAATTTCCACCAAAGACGGCGTCTCCCCGCTCCACCTGGCCCCCCCAACAATGG gtATGGGATCGACAACTTGCCACCGGTCAGGAATGCAGGGCTTTGGATACAGTCCAGGGAAGCAGGGGACAG GAGGCGGTGACTCACTACTGGATAAGATCCAGAAAGCTGCAGAGGTAGTGGCCAGTGCTGTCCTGCCCCCCACCGAACACCAGGGCAtccgtctccatgacaaccacTACCGGGCCGTACTGGCGCCGTCCGCACCCATCGAGGTGGCGGTGCCCGCGTGTGCCTACAACGTGCCGGCTCGCACCCCGAAAG CGCCGCGTGTCCTCACGGCGGCGTGGACCCAGCGATGCCCGGGGCAGGTGGGAGGCGGCTGGGAGGAGACCGACAGCGGCAACAGCTCCTCTCACAACTCTTCTCAGGATACCGCAGCCAACAGCAGGGCGTCTGTGGGCAGCAAGTCGGCTGGCAGCCAATCAGGGGCCAGCAGAGAGAGCAGCGGGGACCCATCAGAGAG GGTGGAGGCCTTGCAGTTGGGGGACTGTGGCCAGGAGATGGCGTTGATCAGCAGACTGACGGAAGGGTCCAGAGTCTTCTTGTCCAGAGAGGAGAGCCAGCACTTCACCAAAGA GTGCTCCATTCTCAACTGTGAGGTCGTGCTGGATCTGCTTTCAAGCAGACTTCAAGATCCCTCAAACACTGTCAAGATG CGGGCGTTGTGTGGTGTATCGTGTCTCCTGACCTCCGACCTCCTTTCTTTGGAACAAATGTTTGGCGCCACACAACGAAGGCTCCGCCCCCTGAGCGAGGGGACTCCAGGACCTGTGGCCAACAAAGCCACTAAG ATCCTGCGACAGTTTGAGGCCCTGATGGGCGGGTCCGGACACGCTCTGAGGGCGGCGGACACGGCGAGCAGCAGCCGTCAGGCCGCAGCCAATCTGCTCGCCACATCCGCACACTTGGACCCTTTGCTGCCGAACCACTCTGCCGGCGACCCCAACGACACCTCGCCCACAGGTGTCACCCGACCACCAAATCACCCATCTCCAGAGGAACTTCCTCCCACTCTGCACCGCTTAACGCAAACCCAGTCGGAGCCCGACGGGAGCTCTTCCGGTCCCGCCGGGCCCCGGGGAGGCCAGGCCCGTCCGGGCAGACTGTCCCTGTTCAGCGGCATGGAGCTGGTGACGACGGGGAGGCCCCTGTGCACGAAGGAAGCGCCCCAGACGGcgcagggcggcggcggcgaggctcCTTCGGTCTGCGGGTCCGAGTGCAGCCAACCGGCGTCCGCCTTCTCCTTTCTCAACTTTTGA